tttttgatgcattttttttttaattttttgttttttgacaccACCACCAAAGACCCTACATGTTTTAAGATACGCTATACTGCTATTACACTAATATACTATATCAAAATACTCTTGcgacataaaaaaacaaatcttaccacattaaaaaaaaatcagatatcCATGAGTAGGCAAATATTTATTAATTTCAAACGTCTAACCACTGCACACAAGATGTCTACTACTTCACTGTAACGTCTgttcataatgtgtgtgtgctggaggctTCAAGGTTGAATGTAACTTTGAGAAATCCATCTGAGTGAGTGATGATAGTCAACAAAACATGACTAGCCTAATTTCCTTAATTTGAAAATCCTAACTTTGATCACACTAGACTTTTAAATAAGTGGTGAGACTCAGGATGTAGATCACAGACTTGCTATTACGGCTCATTTGCAGAGGTATAGGTTGGTAAGGTGCTTTACACTGAAAGGCTTCCTGTTGGATTCCTTTCAGTGATTGAATTTACCTGAGAAAGACTGACAGAAACATGTAGTTTAAATCACAAGAAGTCTGACATCAAGGACATGTGAATGCACTCTGATCTGACCATATAGAATAGTATCATACACTCTTTAATATCATTTTGTCACTCCAGCATcgagcagcctgcagctctgctcacacacacatacacacacacacaaacacatcaattTACTCTTTCAGCACAACCTTTTGTACGATAAAGTCTTCTAAAAACAGATCTTCTGTGATTCAGAGCAGCGTCACATGATGAAATGTTCAATGATGGGAAACAGAACATTCAATATGTAAAGACTCTTAATGTGAAAAGCAGGACAGGTTTGGCACTTGTCTTAAAACGTATTCTGGTGGAAGCTGAAGATAAAAGTCTAAttagtataaaaatatataacaacAGCAAGCAAAAGCTGCTCACTCATGATCATACAGGTGaacacatgaaagcatttgtgttttgtcacaAACTAGGACTTTGAATCTACAAAGACATTTATCTCTGAGCCTCAGCACAAACAAATGGTTTCTCTTTGGCGGAAATAAAGAATGACGATAAGTGACATGAAGAGATTTAAACCCCTGTTCTGTCTGAGGGCATCAGGAGGATTATTTATACTCTCCTGACACTCCCATACTCTTGCCGTCCCACTCTGAGgtggacagacagctgacgAAGAAATGTCCCAGGTCGTGTTTAGAGATGGCTCTTCCTTTGAGCATGTTCTCCGTCACCACGTAGCTCTCCGTCAGAGGAAGGTCGTCTGGAGGGAGCAGGGGAAGCcaaaatgtacagaaaatacaggaaacacagtTAATAAAGCACCAAAGACgagatagagacagaaaaacaggtgCAGCAGGAAATAGGATTTAGAAATACTATCAAAACAAAAGTCTTCCATGAAATCTGCCCGAGTCGCGTCAGATAGATTTAACAGTGACGACACCATCTCCCATGATGCCGTGCTTGTTCACAACGCcatcaaactgtttgttttcattgatcCTCAGTGGCAGAAACCACATACTGTCTGTTTAAGACCTATTTTGGTGACAGAGACTTATTTCTGGATTCTGTAAAGAGCACTTTAAAGGGTTTTGTGTCCTCCCCGGCTGGACGTCAGTCACATTTTGCCTTTAAAGTTATTTTAATTAATGTCTAATGTTTCTTCCACATCTGCTTGGAGTAAAGCTGTTAGTTTCCACTTCCTACTGACCAGCGATGTGAGGAGGCATGACGGCCACGTAGTCCAGCCCCGAAGTCTTCAGCACTGTGTACATCCTGTCATGGTCCTCTGTCACTGGAATCATGCGAGGTGGGATCTTGGAGCGATCCCACAGCAGGAAGGCTGCGAGGGAAGATGGAGAAAGTGGagatgaaagagaagcagagggggAGAGTTTTAATGAGCCACCATTTTCACTCTGAGACAGAAAAGGCAGTTAAATAAGTGACAGACACATGTTTAGATCTGAGGCTCGGTTGTCTTAATTAACAGagatttaaacaaaaaatatgttCCCAGGTACATTTTAAACTCCAGATCAGCCACATAACAATAACTCTGAGCACTTCATCCACCCTCTTACAGCTGTCGTGATGGTGAGCTGTACCTGACATGCAGCCGACCACTTTGCGGATCCCACGAGCCTTCATGGCTTCAACGATGTTCTTGGTGCCTTCAGACATCACGGTGGTCGGGCCTGGTGAgcacagatcagatcagagacTCACACTGAGCCGGAAAGTCACTAAATACTCTAAAGCTGCACTTGAGTTCAGGTTTGAGACACTGGGACTTAACTTTCCACTGGCTGACATTTGCTTCACTGTATTTCAGAGAGCTTTTCTATTACAGAGTCAAGttcagacatgaaaacacaagattaaaaccttaaaacagtatttcaagattcaagaagattcaagaagctttattcatcccgagggaaattgctgtgcagcagttgcgatACAAAGTGTAGAAGTAGTACGAGTAAAAggatagataaaacacacaactaaatgcaacaaagtgcaaggcacaattagaataatataggatgaataaggtgaagaataacggagtaactaaacacactaaaatgcaacactgaatgcaacaaaagacagttaacgtaggtatatataatatacaacaaTACACACTGTGACGGTAGTTGcatgaattgaaatataaactgaaatatgaaaattgaatataaatgaaatataacaagTACAGTCTAAAATAACAAGTACAGTCTAAACACTTTAGACTGTACTTGTTATTTTAGACCTTTAGACCAGAGTGAAGTCTGCAGTGTGACTGAAGGgacattttcaatgcagtgcaACTACAGTTTTTCCACTTTTGAACATATTTTCTGGTGTTGTCTGTTGTCTGGAAGTTGCTTTTGTGCAAGTTGATTTATCTACAATTAATCAGCTGGTCAATGGGGTCCAATCCTGCTTCAGATTGTGGGTCACACAGGGTTGTAGGGGTCTTATGGCGACCTCTAGTGAGTGTTTTGCATCATTACACCATTGAAAATTCCAGTCCTCCTTGTGTAAGGTGACCACGGTCAGTTACATAAGTAAACGTGCTTTTTAACAGTCAGCCAGTGTCAGCCAAAGAACAAACAAGAagagaaatgctgcagctttcagtcacacagagaaatccaaagcttgaaGGAAAGACTCAAATGCAAACAGACTGGGAAAAGTGCAAATTAGTCCATAATTCTGTTTGTAAAGTTTCCACTGCGCCCTGATCAGCTGCTGCCTAAATATCTGCGTCCATGAATGAAGATGAGCGGGTGACTCAGCAATGTTTAAGAAGTTCACCCTGTCATTAGTATTACACAATATACTGCTGAGCGTGACCCTCTCTTCATTAAACACCAAGTCAGCAATAAAAATGCAGAAGCTAAACTCActttgagacagacagagaaacatgaGACATTAAAACACGAGTATTTTACTTTCTCCTCTCATAATGATTGTTTTCTCCTTACTGAGATTGTTCCTGGTGcccaggatgatgatgacagcGTCCTGGCCTTCCAGGGTCTTCTTCACATCCTCTTTGTTAAGCACGTCTCCCACCTCCACTCTGGATGCCTTGTGGTCTGCTGGCAGCTTGGTGGGGTCCCTCACCAGCACCGTCACATTGTACCCTGAGGGAGGAAACGTGGAAATGAAACAGGTGCTCACACCATCGCCACCATGACAGACGCCAGAAAACTGTCCTAAAAACCAGCTGTGTCGTATCTGTAAGGATGATGCAGCATAAGGCCGTTTCAGCTAACACTGGCTGTATGTCGTAGCTTCACAGGGTCTCTTACATCCCACCATCGTACACCTGAGCGCTTATCGTGCTGGAACTGCTGCGTATGTTGTGAACATGGCGAGATTGGCATTAAAATCCAACAGGGTGACATGATTTATACTTCTTCAAACTAGAGCAAAAGCGTCTTTTCCACAGTCTGCTGTACCGACTTCATCACCTACACGAAGGTGATCCCACCCTTTCTGTGCGAGCGAGATAGTGAACATCTTCCTCTATCAGCTCTGTGTCACAGCCCGCTGTGACTCAGCAGAATGCTTAACTCCAACGTCTAACATGACTCAGTGGCTCTTTTGCcccatgaggaggaggaagaggaggaaaggaaatgcTGTGAAATCAAATTAATCATGTGACatgttgtgtctgtgtatgaGATTCGAGTGTGAGATCTGTCTTCAGATTCAAACCCATGATGTTCACATGGTTAAGAAAAACAAACGCACCTCTGCCAGGTGTAATCAGATTACATTTGCTGCACAGTCTTCAAAGTATGAATTAAAGTAGGACTGACGGATCTGAACAAAATCAAATATCACCACACTTTTGACCAAACACCATGGTGTGGATTTAAGGAGGTCTTCCAGTGCTTTCAAAAGACGTTCATGGAAACTTTGAGAAAAAACAGTTGACAGATCAGGAAGTCAAGATATACTTTTACGATCATCACAATCTAGGTTACTTttttaaaacaacttttatttaAGTTGTACTTTTGTGTTGAAAACTTGCATTAAACATGCCAGAATTCACATTTGTTTCATAACTTAAAAAACATGTGAACAATTATAAGTAAACAAATATCTTATCCAATAGAGGTCACAGGTCACGTAATGGATTGGCATATCTCACCTTAGTGTATTCACGTTTTGGCTCTGaatccacagcagcagaagtacATGTGGactctgtttttactgcattatGAATGTTTTATGTTCTCACCGACACATGCTGTAAAGACTCGGCTGAACGACGTATTGATTGATTATTAAACCTTCacgtgacagacagacagacagacag
This genomic interval from Chaetodon trifascialis isolate fChaTrf1 chromosome 9, fChaTrf1.hap1, whole genome shotgun sequence contains the following:
- the blvrb gene encoding flavin reductase (NADPH), coding for MSTFIKNVAIFGSTGMTGLATLPQAVAAGYNVTVLVRDPTKLPADHKASRVEVGDVLNKEDVKKTLEGQDAVIIILGTRNNLSPTTVMSEGTKNIVEAMKARGIRKVVGCMSAFLLWDRSKIPPRMIPVTEDHDRMYTVLKTSGLDYVAVMPPHIADDLPLTESYVVTENMLKGRAISKHDLGHFFVSCLSTSEWDGKSMGVSGEYK